Proteins from one Haliaeetus albicilla chromosome 4, bHalAlb1.1, whole genome shotgun sequence genomic window:
- the IHH gene encoding indian hedgehog protein, translating into MKPARLLLLLSGCALLLAPAVRGCGPGRVVGSRRRPPRKLIPLAYKQFSPNVPEKTLGASGRYEGKIARNSERFKELTPNYNPDIIFKDEENTGADRLMTQRCKDRLNSLAISVMNQWPGVKLRVTEGWDEDGHHSEESLHYEGRAVDITTSDRDRNKYGMLARLAVEAGFDWVYYESKAHIHCSVKSEHSAAAKTGGCFPGRALATLEDGARTPLWALRPGQRVLAMDGTGRPTYSDFLAFLDKEPRALTSFHVIETREPPRRLALTPTHLLFVAENASAPTARFRPTFASHVRPGHFVLVAVGGGGLQPAEVVGVRDRRDVGAYAPLTRHGTLVVDGVVASCFALVQEQHLAQLAFWPLRLYHSLVGWPGAQGDGVHWYSGLLYRLGRLLLPPDSFHPLGVPWAES; encoded by the exons ATGAAGCCGgcgcggctgctgctgctgctgagcggGTGCGCGCTGCTGCTGGCGCCGGCCGTGCGCGGCTGCGGGCCGGGCAGGGTGGtgggcagccgccgccgcccgccccgcaaGCTCATCCCGCTCGCCTACAAGCAGTTCAGCCCCAACGTCCCCGAGAAGACCCTGGGGGCCAGCGGCCGCTACGAGGGCAAGATCGCGCGTAACTCGGAGCGCTTCAAGGAGCTCACGCCCAACTACAACCCCGACATCATCTTCAAGGACGAGGAGAACACCGGAGCCGACCGGCTCATGACCCAG cGCTGCAAGGACCGCTTGAACTCCCTGGCCATCTCCGTCATGAATCAGTGGCCAGGGGTGAAGCTGCGGGTGACGGAGGGCTGGGACGAGGACGGGCACCATTCGGAGGAGTCGCTTCATTACGAGGGCCGAGCCGTGGACATCACGACCTCGGACCGGGACCGCAACAAGTACGGCATGCTGGCTCGCTTGGCCGTGGAGGCTGGCTTTGACTGGGTCTACTACGAGTCCAAGGCGCACATCCACTGCTCCGTCAAGTCAG AACACTCGGCTGCTGCGAAGACAGGGGGCTGCTTCCCTGGGCGGGCGCTGGCGACGCTGGAGGACGGTGCCCGGACACCGCTGTGGGCACTGCGCCCTGGCCAGCGGGTGCTGGCAATGGATGGGACGGGCAGGCCCACCTACAGCGACTTCTTGGCTTTCCTGGACAAGGAGCCCCGCGCACTCACCTCTTTCCATGTCATCGAGACGCGGGAGCCGCCCCGGCGCCTGGCCCTGACGCCCACCCACCTGCTCTTCGTGGCCGAGAATGCCTCGGCGCCCACCGCTCGCTTCCGCCCCACCTTTGCCAGCCACGTGCGCCCCGGACATTTTGTGCTGGTGGCAGTGGGGGGTGGCGGCTTGCAGCCCGCCGAGGTGGTGGGGGTGCGGGACCGGAGGGACGTGGGAGCCTACGCCCCACTGACGCGCCACGGGACGCTGGTGGTGGACGGTGTGGTGGCCTCGTGCTTTGCCCTGGTGCAGGAGCAACATCTGGCGCAGCTGGCCTTCTGGCCGCTCCGGCTCTACCACAGCCTGGTGGGGTGGCCAGGGGCGCAGGGGGACGGTGTGCACTGGTACTCGGGGCTGCTCTACCGCCTGGGCAGGCTGCTCTTGCCCCCCGACAGCTTCCACCCACTGGGGGTACCCTGGGCGGAGAGCTGA